Proteins from one Porites lutea chromosome 3, jaPorLute2.1, whole genome shotgun sequence genomic window:
- the LOC140932195 gene encoding uncharacterized protein F54H12.2-like, translating into MSLQLFDVPDVDYRYEASREVEFQPALTGIQPITFSIPGSDDYYDTDSLRFKVKVRLTDPAANYVGLNADLAAASDANNSKSTYCVNNFGHSIFRDITLSMNGVLMTEQSNTYHHRAYLETLLNYNREEGATKLAPQGWVNALNVVNIMGATGANSDIPTNAGWSGNTELRALTSRLLNQNWHTFLIRPHLPPLKTGKFVYVRLQKERQLGKQIARYPVVRSEIRTFSFDGRTTQWEQDNVFVGRFPDRVMVGLLHSNTFNGDLQRYPFAFEKFGVTQIRQTLNGEEYPYRTLQLTGAEAYEDLLGYDRFLKAMGAYKEDKIPMLLPGDWGQGKNCTLFLFNNVPSGKADDPQYRNPRQSGNVRLIIDFAAAVNHNITVLVWSEYENMYEINHMGGIKYNING; encoded by the exons ATGTCGCTCCAACTGTTTGACGTGCCCGATGTGGATTATCGGTACGAAGCCTCACGGGAGGTGGAGTTTCAACCCGCCTTGACGGGCATCCAGCCCATCACGTTCTCCATCCCGGGCTCCGACGATTATTACGATACCGATTCCCTccgattcaaagtcaaagtccgTCTGACCGATCCAGCGGCTAACTATGTCGGATTGAATGCTGATTTGGCCGCCGCGTCGGATGCCAACAATTCCAAGAGCACGTactgcgtcaacaattttggacACTCCATCTTTCGAGATATCACCCTGAGCATGAATGGGGTCCTCATGACGGAACAGAGCAACACCTACCATCACAGAGCCTACCTAGAAACCCTCCTGAACTACAACCGAGAAGAAGGTGCCACCAAGTTAGCCCCCCAAGGATGGGTCAATGCCCTCAATGTGGTGAATATCATGGGAGCCACAGGAGCCAATTCGGATATCCCCACGAACGCTGGATGGAGTGGCAATACAGAATTGAGAGCCTTGACGAGCCGGTTGCTGAACCAAAATTGGCACACCTTCCTCATCCGTCCTCATTTGCCACCCCTCAAGACAGGCAAATT TGTCTATGtgagactgcagaaagaaagacagCTGGGCAAACAAATTGCCCGCTACCCCGTGGTGCGGAGCGAAATCCGCACCTTTTCCTTCGATGGACGCACCACCCAGTGGGAACAAGACAATGTGTTTGTGGGTCGATTTCCTGACCGAGTGATGGTCGGATTATTGCATTCCAATACCTTCAATGGCGACCTACAACGCTAcccctttgcctttgaaaagtttggggtcACCCAGATACGTCAGACCTTGAATGGAGAAGAATACCCTTACAGAACCCTGCAACTCACTGGAGCAGAAGCCTATGAAGATCTCCTGGGGTACGATCGATTTCTAAAAGCCATGGGTGCCTACAAGGAAGACAAGATTCCCATGCTGCTGCCTGGGGATTGGGGCCAAGGCAAGAACTGCACGTTGTTCCTGTTCAACAATGTGCCTAGTGGAAAAGCCGATGATCCTCAGTATCGCAACCCCCGTCAATCGGGCAATGTGCGACTGATCATTGATTTTGCAGCAGCTGTCAATCACAACATCACCGTGTTGGTCTGGAGCGAGTATGAAAACATGTATGAGATCAATCATATGGGAGGTATAAAATACAACATCAACGGCTGA
- the LOC140932194 gene encoding uncharacterized protein, with product MIRQPSSVIIAGPSGSGKSELVEQWLRDLHVFQVPPKKIVYAYDRWQPRFDRMQKKEGIQFHRGLPDPRHLTQWFGRTRGGVLVLDDLMEEGGQDKRVLDLFTKDSHHRNITVLYLTQDLFPPGKFAKTINRNAHYIVAFKNPRDQTGIRTILLQAFPDRWRQVLRLFKRITSRPFGYLMLDVHPASDDRYRLWSHLTRREGKAQVHTLPVDVPAVRKRTATRTRQGPSAKRRRTTY from the coding sequence ATGATCCGACAGCCCAGTAGTGTGATTATCGCGGGCCCGTCGGGCAGTGGCAAGAGCGAGTTAGTGGAACAATGGTTACGGGACCTCCACGTGTTTCAAGTCCCACCCAAGAAGATCGTCTACGCGTACGACCGATGGCAACCCCGGTTCGACCGTATGCAAAAGAAGGAGGGGATTCAGTTTCATCGCGGGTTACCGGACCCCCGTCATTTGACCCAATGGTTTGGCCGGACGCGTGGCGGCGTGCTGGTGTTGGACGATTTGATGGAAGAAGGGGGACAGgacaaacgcgtgttggatTTGTTCACCAAAGATTCCCATCATCGCAACATCACCGTGTTGTATTTGACGCAAGATTTATTCCCACCGGGTAAATTTGCCAAGACCATCAATCGCAACGCGCATTACATTGTGGCCTTCAAGAATCCCCGGGATCAAACGGGTATACGGACCATTTTACTGCAAGCTTTTCCCGACCGATGGCGTCAAGTCTTGCGCCTATTTAAACGCATCACGTCCCGTCCCTTTGGCTATTTGATGTTGGATGTGCATCCCGCCTCGGATGATCGGTACCGCTTGTGGAGTCATTTAACGCGCCGAGAAGGCAAGGCGCAAGTCCATACCCTGCCCGTGGATGTCCCTGCCGTTCGAAAACGAACTGCAACGAGAACTCGCCAGGGTCCGTCGGcaaagagaaggcggacaacaTACTGA